The following proteins come from a genomic window of Methylorubrum populi:
- a CDS encoding IS1380 family transposase, whose protein sequence is MSDPTVLPFAFPSVRAKKLTAAFDGGRLSSDGGVLLLAQAARRLGIAEKLAAVIPDRRDPSRIVHPLPEILLARILAIACGYEDADDLDHLRADPAFKLACGRLPESGVDLMSQPTVSRLENTPGLRDLIRLGRVLVDLYCASYATPPEAVTLDIDDTCDVVHGQQQLSLFNAHHDARCFLPIHVYDTATSRPVAMILRPGKTPSGREVRGHLRRLVRAIRHHWPKTAITIRGDGHYGRPEAMNWCEDNGVAYVFGLTGTKALAAKVEDIADTIRVVRAIGDKDAVRGFAETTHAAKSWRQQRRVAARIEATRLGLDIRYVVTNIATGTPEWLYAELYCARGQAENLIKLHKGQLASDRTSCRNPAANQMRLVLHTAAYWLMLTVREAVPTAHRLARAEFATIRLRLLKLGTRIRETAARVRLAFAAACPEADLIRHLATALAPAPA, encoded by the coding sequence ATGTCCGATCCTACGGTGCTCCCGTTCGCGTTTCCATCCGTGAGAGCCAAGAAGCTCACAGCTGCCTTCGATGGCGGACGCCTGTCCTCGGACGGCGGTGTCCTGCTGCTGGCCCAGGCCGCCCGACGGTTGGGCATCGCCGAGAAGCTCGCTGCGGTGATCCCGGACCGGCGCGATCCGAGCCGGATCGTGCATCCGCTTCCCGAGATCCTTCTGGCGCGCATCCTGGCCATCGCCTGCGGTTACGAGGACGCCGACGACCTCGACCACCTGCGCGCCGATCCTGCGTTCAAGCTCGCCTGTGGGCGGCTGCCCGAGAGCGGCGTCGACCTGATGAGCCAGCCCACTGTCTCGCGGCTGGAGAACACCCCCGGCCTGCGCGACCTGATCCGGCTCGGGCGGGTGCTGGTCGACCTGTACTGCGCCAGCTATGCCACGCCGCCCGAGGCCGTCACGCTGGATATCGACGACACCTGCGACGTGGTCCATGGCCAGCAGCAACTCTCGCTGTTCAACGCCCACCACGATGCGCGCTGCTTTCTCCCCATCCACGTCTACGACACTGCCACCTCACGCCCGGTGGCGATGATCCTGCGTCCAGGTAAGACGCCCTCTGGCCGCGAGGTCCGAGGCCATCTGCGCCGCCTCGTCCGAGCGATCCGCCATCACTGGCCCAAGACCGCGATCACCATCCGGGGCGACGGCCATTACGGGCGGCCCGAGGCCATGAACTGGTGCGAAGACAACGGCGTCGCTTACGTCTTCGGCCTGACCGGCACGAAGGCGCTGGCCGCCAAGGTCGAGGATATCGCCGATACCATCCGGGTGGTGCGGGCCATCGGCGACAAGGATGCGGTGCGCGGCTTTGCCGAGACCACGCACGCGGCCAAGTCCTGGCGGCAGCAACGCCGCGTCGCCGCCCGCATCGAGGCGACCCGCCTTGGTCTCGATATCCGCTACGTGGTCACGAACATCGCCACCGGCACGCCCGAATGGCTCTACGCCGAGCTGTACTGCGCCCGCGGACAGGCCGAGAACTTGATCAAGCTCCACAAGGGCCAGCTCGCCTCCGACCGTACCTCGTGCCGGAACCCCGCCGCCAACCAGATGCGGCTCGTCCTGCACACCGCTGCCTATTGGCTGATGCTCACCGTGCGCGAGGCCGTCCCGACCGCGCACCGCCTCGCCAGGGCCGAGTTTGCAACAATCCGCCTCCGGCTGCTCAAGCTCGGAACCCGTATCCGCGAGACCGCTGCCCGCGTCCGCCTCGCCTTCGCCGCCGCCTGTCCAGAAGCCGACCTGATCCGCCACCTTGCGACTGCGCTCGCCCCGGCACCGGCCTGA
- a CDS encoding hybrid sensor histidine kinase/response regulator has product MIDIPEKRPHGDHPNVEAGAAGHEFDPGSGIFFAAVSMTRMPMVVVDPNKDDHPIVFVNQAFLEMTGYAREEVIGRNCRFLQGPETDPATRAQVREAVAARRDIATEILNYRKDGSAFWNALFVSPVYNAAGDLVYFFGSQLDITRRRIAEDSLRQAQKMEAIGQLTGGIAHDFNNLLQVILGYADSLATNLERPDADPGRMGRAVGNIREAAERASTLTQQLLAFARKQRLVGRTLNLNDLVSEMKELAARTLGDAVTIETDLAPDLRACRIDRTQAEVALLNVLINARDAMPDGGRVTITTRNEDTGRPDGTGRLVSVAVTDTGSGIPSDMLARVMDPFFTTKEEGKGTGLGLSMVYGFAKQSGGFAQIESVVGEGTTVRLAFPATEERDAPSQEVPSSEERPGTETILIVDDRADVAELARAILRDYGYGTLMARHGREALEILGDHPEIDLLFSDLIMPGGMDGLALAREARRRHPAVRILLTTGYAEASLERTGIERPEFDILNKPYRRAELIRRVRAALDAPIRT; this is encoded by the coding sequence ATGATCGACATCCCCGAGAAAAGGCCCCACGGCGACCATCCGAACGTCGAGGCCGGTGCGGCCGGGCACGAGTTCGACCCCGGCAGCGGCATCTTCTTCGCGGCCGTCTCCATGACCCGTATGCCGATGGTGGTGGTCGACCCCAACAAGGACGACCACCCGATCGTTTTCGTGAACCAAGCCTTCCTGGAGATGACGGGCTACGCAAGGGAGGAGGTGATCGGCCGCAATTGCCGCTTCCTCCAGGGCCCCGAGACCGATCCGGCGACGCGGGCGCAGGTGCGCGAGGCGGTCGCCGCCCGGCGCGACATCGCCACCGAGATCCTGAACTACCGCAAGGACGGCTCGGCCTTCTGGAACGCGCTGTTCGTGAGCCCGGTCTACAACGCGGCCGGCGACCTCGTGTACTTCTTCGGCTCGCAGCTCGACATCACCCGCCGCCGGATCGCCGAGGACTCGCTGCGTCAGGCGCAGAAGATGGAGGCGATCGGGCAACTGACCGGCGGCATCGCCCACGACTTCAACAACCTGCTCCAGGTCATCCTGGGCTACGCCGACTCGCTCGCGACCAATCTCGAGCGGCCGGATGCCGACCCGGGTCGCATGGGGCGCGCCGTCGGCAACATCCGCGAGGCGGCGGAGCGGGCTTCGACGCTGACGCAGCAATTGCTCGCCTTTGCCCGCAAGCAGCGTCTCGTCGGGCGAACCCTCAACCTCAACGACCTCGTCTCCGAGATGAAGGAGCTTGCGGCGCGCACGCTGGGCGACGCGGTGACGATCGAGACCGATCTCGCCCCTGATCTCCGCGCCTGCCGGATCGATCGGACCCAGGCCGAAGTCGCCCTGCTCAACGTGCTCATCAATGCCCGCGACGCGATGCCGGACGGCGGACGCGTGACGATCACGACCCGCAACGAGGACACCGGCCGCCCCGACGGCACGGGCCGCCTCGTCAGCGTCGCAGTGACCGATACCGGCTCCGGCATCCCCTCGGATATGCTCGCGCGGGTGATGGATCCGTTCTTCACCACGAAGGAGGAGGGCAAGGGCACGGGGCTTGGGCTGTCGATGGTCTACGGCTTCGCCAAGCAGTCGGGCGGCTTCGCGCAGATCGAGTCGGTGGTGGGGGAGGGGACGACCGTGCGTCTCGCCTTTCCGGCCACCGAGGAGAGGGACGCGCCGAGCCAGGAAGTGCCCTCGAGCGAGGAGCGGCCGGGCACGGAGACGATCCTGATCGTGGACGACCGCGCCGACGTCGCCGAACTCGCCCGGGCGATCCTGCGCGATTACGGCTACGGTACCCTGATGGCCCGCCACGGCCGCGAGGCCCTGGAGATCCTGGGCGACCATCCGGAGATCGACCTGCTCTTCTCCGACCTGATCATGCCCGGCGGCATGGACGGCCTCGCGCTCGCCCGGGAGGCGCGCCGCCGCCACCCCGCTGTCAGGATCCTGCTCACCACCGGCTACGCCGAGGCCAGCCTCGAGCGAACCGGTATCGAGCGTCCGGAGTTCGATATCCTGAACAAGCCGTACCGCCGCGCCGAGTTGATCCGGCGGGTGAGGGCGGCTCTCGACGCGCCGATCCGAACCTGA
- a CDS encoding plasmid stabilization protein, whose product MAQGDKSKYTDKQIRKAEHIAESYEARGVSEKEAESRAWATVNKDDGGGKKPGGSGRGRTTGHPAAHKGGRSGGTASASRTKEQRSASAKKAAETRKRNAAKKAG is encoded by the coding sequence ATGGCTCAGGGCGACAAGTCGAAATACACCGACAAGCAGATCCGCAAGGCGGAGCATATCGCCGAATCCTACGAGGCCCGCGGCGTGTCCGAGAAGGAAGCGGAATCCCGCGCCTGGGCGACCGTCAACAAGGATGACGGCGGCGGCAAGAAGCCCGGCGGCTCGGGTCGCGGTCGCACCACCGGCCATCCCGCCGCGCACAAGGGCGGTCGCAGCGGCGGCACGGCGTCGGCCTCACGAACCAAGGAACAGCGCTCGGCTTCCGCGAAGAAGGCGGCCGAGACGCGCAAGCGGAACGCCGCGAAGAAGGCGGGTTGA
- a CDS encoding NADP-dependent isocitrate dehydrogenase — MAKIKVANPVVELDGDEMTRIIWAEIKNKLIHPYLDLDLDYYDLGVEHRDATNDQVTIDAAEAIKRHGVGVKCATITPDEARVEEFKLKEMWRSPNGTIRNILGGVIFREPIICSNVPRLVPGWTQPFVIGRHAYGDQYRATDFKVPGKGRLTIKFEGDDGTVIEKEVFKFPDAGVAMSMYNLDQSIIDFARASFNYGLARKYPVYLSTKNTILKTYDGRFKDLFQKVFDEEFKSKFQSLGLTYEHRLIDDMVASCLKWSGGYVWACKNYDGDVQSDTAAQGFGSLGLMTSVLMTPDGQTVEAEAAHGTVTRHYREHQKGKATSTNSIASIFAWTRGLAHRAKLDDNADLAKFASTLEKVCVDTVESGHMTKDLALLVGPDQKWLTTDSFLDKVDENLKTAMAV; from the coding sequence ATGGCGAAGATCAAGGTGGCCAATCCGGTCGTCGAGCTCGACGGCGACGAGATGACCCGGATCATCTGGGCGGAGATCAAGAACAAGCTCATCCACCCCTACCTGGATCTCGACCTCGACTATTACGACCTCGGCGTCGAGCACCGCGACGCCACCAACGATCAGGTGACGATCGATGCGGCCGAGGCGATCAAGCGCCACGGCGTCGGCGTGAAATGCGCCACCATCACGCCGGACGAGGCTCGCGTCGAGGAGTTCAAGCTCAAGGAGATGTGGCGCTCGCCCAACGGCACGATCCGCAACATCCTCGGCGGCGTGATCTTTCGCGAGCCGATCATCTGCTCGAACGTGCCGCGCCTCGTGCCGGGCTGGACCCAGCCCTTCGTGATCGGCCGCCACGCCTACGGCGACCAGTACCGCGCCACCGACTTCAAGGTGCCCGGCAAGGGCCGCCTCACCATCAAGTTCGAGGGTGACGACGGCACGGTCATCGAGAAGGAGGTGTTCAAGTTCCCGGACGCCGGCGTCGCGATGTCGATGTACAACCTCGACCAGTCGATCATCGATTTTGCCCGGGCCTCGTTCAACTACGGCCTCGCCCGCAAGTACCCGGTCTATCTCTCGACCAAGAACACCATCCTCAAGACCTATGACGGGCGGTTCAAGGATCTGTTCCAGAAGGTGTTCGACGAGGAGTTCAAGTCGAAGTTCCAGTCGCTTGGCCTCACCTACGAGCATCGCCTGATCGACGACATGGTCGCCTCGTGCCTGAAATGGTCGGGCGGCTATGTCTGGGCCTGCAAGAACTACGACGGCGACGTGCAGTCGGACACCGCTGCGCAGGGCTTCGGCTCGCTCGGCCTGATGACCTCCGTGCTGATGACCCCGGACGGCCAGACCGTCGAGGCCGAGGCTGCCCACGGCACCGTGACGCGCCACTACCGCGAGCACCAGAAGGGCAAGGCGACCTCGACCAACTCGATCGCCTCGATCTTCGCCTGGACCCGCGGCCTCGCCCACCGGGCCAAGCTCGACGACAACGCGGATCTCGCGAAGTTCGCCTCGACGCTGGAGAAGGTTTGCGTCGATACCGTCGAGTCCGGACACATGACGAAGGACCTCGCCCTCCTCGTCGGCCCCGACCAGAAGTGGCTCACCACCGACAGCTTCCTCGACAAGGTCGATGAGAACCTGAAGACGGCGATGGCTGTCTGA
- a CDS encoding formaldehyde-activating enzyme has product MSDRIILRAGEALVAGGPPNTASEPEVIIGELDGPVGTALATLTGDQVVGHSRVFALLNTDIMVRPVTLCVSKVSVTENKYTSILMGTVQYAIANGVLDAVRAGYIPKEKANDLGIICSVWLSPGVIQAESVDHKALFEIQRKGMTEAIRKAMTNEPSIDWLLENQDKIVHKYYQMGLDGKI; this is encoded by the coding sequence ATGAGCGATCGCATCATCCTGCGCGCCGGCGAGGCCCTCGTCGCGGGCGGTCCGCCCAATACGGCGAGCGAGCCCGAGGTCATCATCGGCGAACTCGACGGCCCCGTCGGCACCGCCCTCGCAACACTCACCGGCGATCAGGTCGTCGGCCACAGCCGCGTCTTCGCGCTCCTGAACACCGACATCATGGTCCGCCCGGTGACCTTGTGCGTCTCCAAAGTGAGCGTGACCGAGAACAAGTACACCTCGATCCTGATGGGCACGGTGCAGTACGCCATCGCCAACGGCGTGCTCGACGCGGTGCGCGCCGGCTACATCCCCAAGGAGAAGGCCAACGATCTCGGCATCATCTGCTCGGTCTGGCTCAGCCCCGGCGTGATCCAGGCCGAGAGCGTCGATCACAAGGCTTTGTTCGAGATCCAGCGCAAGGGCATGACCGAGGCGATCCGCAAGGCCATGACCAACGAGCCCTCGATCGACTGGCTCCTCGAGAACCAGGACAAGATCGTCCACAAATACTACCAGATGGGCCTCGACGGTAAGATTTGA
- a CDS encoding RNA methyltransferase: protein MSAPVVILVEPQLAENIGMTARAMANFGLSELRLVAPKNGWPKKGVREAASGATHVLDGAKVYDTLPEAVSDLHHVLATTARERGQMKRVFAPEEAMTAVAERIGRGERVGLMFGRERVGLTNDEVSLADAIVTFPVTDAFPSLNLAQAVLLMGYEWRRAAGLATLRFSGEMLSPPATREALLSLFASLEETLAGAGFYPPEKQEIIARNMRDMLHRMAMTEQDVRTFRGALRALNRAKPKDDEA, encoded by the coding sequence ATGAGCGCCCCCGTCGTCATCCTGGTCGAGCCGCAACTCGCCGAGAACATCGGCATGACCGCCCGCGCCATGGCGAATTTCGGCCTGTCCGAGCTGCGCCTCGTCGCGCCGAAGAACGGCTGGCCGAAAAAGGGCGTGCGTGAGGCGGCCTCCGGCGCAACCCACGTGCTCGACGGGGCCAAGGTCTACGACACCCTGCCGGAAGCCGTCAGCGACCTGCACCACGTCCTCGCCACCACCGCCCGGGAACGCGGGCAGATGAAGCGGGTCTTCGCCCCCGAGGAGGCGATGACGGCGGTCGCCGAGCGGATCGGGCGCGGCGAGCGGGTCGGGCTGATGTTCGGGCGCGAGCGGGTGGGCCTCACCAACGACGAGGTGTCGCTGGCCGACGCCATCGTTACCTTCCCGGTGACGGACGCGTTTCCCTCGCTCAATCTCGCCCAGGCCGTGCTGCTGATGGGCTACGAGTGGCGCCGCGCCGCCGGTCTCGCCACGCTACGCTTCTCCGGCGAGATGCTCTCGCCGCCGGCCACCCGCGAGGCGCTGCTCTCGTTGTTCGCGAGCCTGGAGGAGACCCTGGCGGGCGCCGGCTTCTACCCGCCGGAGAAGCAGGAGATCATCGCCCGCAACATGCGCGACATGCTCCATCGCATGGCGATGACCGAGCAGGATGTGCGCACCTTCCGCGGCGCGCTGCGGGCGCTCAACCGCGCCAAGCCGAAGGACGACGAGGCTTAA
- a CDS encoding zinc-dependent alcohol dehydrogenase family protein, whose protein sequence is MRAYEMSAAAGLDSWKSVDRPTPEPGRGQVLVRMRAASLNYRDLLICQGRYPFAINLDRLIPVSDGAGEIVALGEGVRRFQGGERVAGIFSQSWLGGAQVADTWQTALGGAIDGVLTEYQVFDEDGLVVLPDHLSFEEGATLPCAAVTAWNALYGLKPLRAGETVLTLGTGGVSVFAIQLAHAAGARVIATSSSDAKLEKARVLGANETINYRTHPDWEHEVRRLTGGTGVDHVVEVGGTGTLPRSIASTRPGGHVGLIGLLAQGEAIDPLAILGASCIVRGVAVGPREMFEDMNRSIALHGIKPVIDRVFGFEEAPAALAALAEASHVGKIVIRIG, encoded by the coding sequence ATGCGTGCCTACGAAATGTCCGCCGCCGCAGGCCTCGACAGTTGGAAGAGCGTCGATCGTCCGACGCCCGAGCCGGGCCGCGGACAGGTTCTGGTGCGGATGCGCGCGGCCTCCCTCAACTACCGCGACCTGCTGATTTGTCAGGGCCGCTATCCCTTCGCGATCAACCTCGATCGGCTGATCCCGGTCTCGGACGGGGCGGGCGAGATCGTGGCCCTCGGCGAGGGCGTGCGCCGCTTCCAGGGGGGTGAACGGGTCGCCGGCATCTTCTCGCAGAGCTGGCTCGGCGGCGCTCAGGTGGCCGATACGTGGCAGACCGCGCTCGGCGGCGCCATCGACGGCGTCCTCACCGAATACCAGGTGTTCGACGAGGACGGGCTCGTCGTGCTGCCCGACCATCTGAGCTTCGAGGAGGGCGCGACGCTGCCCTGCGCGGCGGTCACCGCCTGGAACGCGCTCTACGGGCTCAAGCCGCTGCGGGCCGGCGAGACGGTGCTGACGCTCGGCACCGGGGGCGTCTCGGTCTTCGCGATCCAGCTCGCGCACGCGGCCGGTGCGCGCGTGATCGCCACCTCGTCGAGCGATGCCAAGCTGGAGAAGGCGCGCGTGCTCGGTGCGAACGAGACGATCAACTATCGCACCCATCCGGATTGGGAGCATGAGGTGCGCCGGCTGACCGGCGGCACGGGCGTCGATCACGTGGTCGAGGTTGGCGGCACCGGGACCCTGCCGCGCTCCATCGCCTCGACCCGGCCCGGCGGACATGTCGGCCTGATCGGCCTACTCGCTCAGGGCGAGGCGATCGATCCGCTGGCGATCCTCGGCGCGAGCTGCATCGTGCGCGGCGTTGCCGTCGGTCCGCGGGAGATGTTCGAGGACATGAACCGCTCGATTGCCCTGCACGGCATCAAGCCGGTGATCGATCGCGTCTTCGGCTTCGAGGAGGCACCCGCCGCCCTGGCGGCCTTGGCCGAGGCCTCGCATGTCGGCAAGATCGTAATCCGAATCGGCTGA
- a CDS encoding methyl-accepting chemotaxis protein, with amino-acid sequence MRLTLKATLVALFGGVALITAIQGAISLRDLSSIRNRVNEVAVNWLPSVVTVNEMNAAANRIRLRQYRLITASSDPESLAGNRELYDRGVAEMRDARRRYESLISSSEERALYDQFTAIWSRYEQASESLIRSINEGRHQEALAELAGPGVFKLFSDSSVLLVQAVALNQRGARRDADAAVGAADDASVTAVVSVALTVVLAFGAMVFGFLRISRPITGMTGMMGALAAGDVETPVPYRQRRDEIGAMAGAVQVFKDNLIRTRALEAETALARASAEEQRKAAMRAMADSFEAAIGGIIGTVTSAATQLQATAQSMSGTATETASQSVTVASAAEEAAANVETVAAAAEELGTSVHEIGRQVASSSELAQMAVGEANQTAGLVQNLSSAAAKIGDVVSMISTIAGQTNLLALNATIEAARAGEAGRGFAVVAAEVKELANQTARATSEIAQQIGTIQGATDHAVSAIDGISGRIREINNVASGIAAAVEQQGAATQEIVRNVAQAATGTGEVTTNIAGVARASEETGAAANQVLGAASELSRQSECLSAEVSRFLATVRAA; translated from the coding sequence ATGCGACTCACGCTCAAGGCCACTCTGGTCGCCCTATTCGGCGGCGTTGCCCTCATCACGGCGATCCAAGGCGCGATTTCGCTACGCGACCTGTCTTCGATCCGAAATCGCGTCAACGAAGTTGCGGTGAACTGGCTTCCCTCAGTCGTCACGGTCAACGAGATGAATGCCGCCGCAAACCGGATCCGTCTGCGGCAGTATCGGTTGATCACGGCCTCCAGCGACCCGGAGTCGTTGGCCGGCAACCGCGAACTCTACGACAGGGGCGTCGCTGAGATGAGGGATGCACGGCGCCGGTACGAATCCCTCATCTCATCGTCCGAGGAGCGTGCCCTCTACGATCAGTTCACGGCGATCTGGAGCCGCTACGAGCAGGCGAGCGAAAGCCTGATCAGGTCCATCAATGAGGGGCGGCATCAGGAGGCTCTCGCAGAACTCGCCGGTCCCGGTGTCTTCAAGCTCTTCTCCGATTCCAGCGTATTGCTCGTGCAGGCGGTCGCACTGAACCAGCGGGGAGCCCGCAGGGATGCCGATGCCGCCGTCGGCGCGGCCGACGATGCTTCGGTCACGGCCGTCGTGTCGGTCGCACTGACGGTCGTCCTCGCATTCGGCGCCATGGTATTCGGCTTCCTGCGGATCTCCCGGCCGATCACCGGCATGACCGGCATGATGGGAGCGCTCGCGGCCGGCGACGTCGAGACCCCGGTGCCCTACCGGCAGCGTCGGGACGAGATCGGCGCGATGGCGGGCGCAGTCCAGGTGTTCAAGGACAACCTGATCCGCACCCGCGCTCTGGAGGCCGAGACGGCGCTCGCGCGCGCATCGGCCGAGGAACAGCGGAAGGCCGCCATGCGGGCGATGGCCGACAGCTTCGAGGCGGCCATCGGCGGGATCATCGGCACCGTGACCTCGGCAGCGACGCAACTGCAGGCCACGGCTCAGAGCATGTCGGGAACCGCCACCGAGACGGCCTCGCAATCCGTCACCGTCGCGTCCGCGGCCGAGGAGGCGGCGGCGAACGTCGAGACCGTCGCGGCGGCCGCCGAGGAGCTCGGCACCTCCGTCCACGAGATCGGCCGGCAGGTGGCCAGCTCGTCCGAACTCGCCCAGATGGCGGTCGGCGAGGCCAACCAGACCGCCGGGCTGGTTCAGAACCTGTCGAGTGCGGCGGCGAAGATCGGCGACGTGGTGTCGATGATCTCGACGATTGCCGGCCAGACCAATCTGCTGGCGCTCAACGCCACGATCGAGGCGGCCCGCGCCGGCGAGGCCGGGCGCGGCTTCGCCGTGGTCGCGGCCGAGGTCAAGGAGCTCGCCAACCAGACCGCCCGCGCCACCAGCGAGATCGCGCAGCAGATCGGCACGATCCAGGGGGCCACGGATCACGCCGTCTCGGCCATCGACGGCATCTCCGGCCGCATCCGCGAGATCAACAACGTGGCGTCCGGCATCGCGGCCGCGGTCGAGCAGCAGGGCGCGGCGACGCAGGAGATCGTGCGCAACGTCGCCCAGGCCGCGACCGGCACGGGCGAGGTGACCACCAACATCGCCGGCGTCGCCCGTGCGTCCGAGGAAACAGGCGCAGCGGCCAACCAAGTGCTCGGTGCGGCGTCCGAGCTGTCGCGCCAGTCCGAGTGCCTGTCGGCGGAAGTGAGCCGCTTCCTCGCGACGGTGCGCGCTGCCTGA
- a CDS encoding L,D-transpeptidase family protein encodes MARRGRIAAVIAGLAVLGAVALVLADYLQLGRTEPPLAAEPERADRVLVEKAARRLTLLRQGRVLATYPVSLGFAPEGHKTREGDGRTPEGVYTIAFRNPRSVAHLSLKVSYPSPADEAAARAGGYAPGGDIMIHGLMNGFSWLGGLHRWMDWTQGCVGVTNAEMRAIYARVDVGTPIEIKP; translated from the coding sequence GTGGCAAGGCGGGGGCGCATCGCAGCGGTGATCGCCGGCCTCGCCGTCCTTGGCGCGGTTGCCCTCGTCCTCGCGGACTACCTCCAGCTCGGCCGCACCGAACCGCCGCTCGCGGCCGAGCCGGAGCGCGCCGACCGCGTGCTGGTGGAGAAGGCCGCGCGCCGGCTGACGCTGCTGCGCCAGGGCCGGGTGCTCGCGACCTACCCCGTGTCCCTCGGCTTCGCGCCGGAAGGGCACAAGACCCGCGAAGGCGACGGGCGCACCCCCGAGGGCGTCTACACCATCGCCTTCCGCAACCCGCGCAGCGTCGCCCACCTTTCCCTCAAGGTCTCCTACCCCTCGCCGGCCGACGAGGCGGCGGCGCGGGCCGGCGGATACGCGCCCGGCGGCGACATCATGATCCATGGGCTGATGAACGGCTTCTCCTGGCTCGGCGGCCTGCATCGATGGATGGACTGGACCCAGGGCTGCGTCGGCGTCACCAATGCCGAGATGCGCGCGATCTACGCCCGCGTCGATGTCGGCACGCCGATCGAGATCAAGCCGTAG
- a CDS encoding O-acetylhomoserine aminocarboxypropyltransferase/cysteine synthase family protein encodes MTAEPKTLRLATQAVHAGAAPDPATGARAQPIYFTNGFVFDSTEQAADIFAMRRTGFSYSRGSNPTVAALERRIAALEGAKAAVAVSSGQSAVLLVMMTLMQTGDAYVASPRLFGGSLGLMRRLEGRYDLTPQFAADLTPEAFEAAITPQTKAIICESIVNPCATVMDLEGISAVAKRHGLPLVIDNTLASPALIRPIEHGADIVVHSTSKFLGGSGQVIGGMICDAGTFDWKAQGSRYNLINDPWPDYDGLIVSERFPEISFAVACRLFGLRDLGPGLSPMNAFLTLTGIETLPLRMERHCANAKAVAAYLKDHPAVAWVSYPALPGQKGEALANRYVPQGPGSIFTFALKGGEPAALQFIAGLELISHLVNIGEIKSLAIHPATTTHRQLRPEERAAACVGPETVRLSIGLEDPEDLIADIEQALAKIG; translated from the coding sequence ATGACCGCCGAGCCAAAGACCCTCCGCCTCGCCACCCAGGCGGTCCATGCGGGCGCCGCGCCCGATCCCGCCACCGGCGCGCGGGCGCAGCCGATCTACTTCACCAACGGCTTCGTCTTCGACTCCACCGAGCAGGCGGCCGACATCTTCGCGATGCGCCGGACCGGCTTCTCGTACTCGCGCGGCTCGAACCCGACGGTCGCCGCGCTGGAGCGCCGGATCGCCGCGCTGGAAGGCGCCAAGGCGGCGGTGGCGGTCTCCTCCGGGCAGTCGGCGGTGCTGCTCGTGATGATGACACTGATGCAGACCGGTGATGCCTACGTCGCCTCGCCGCGCCTGTTCGGCGGTTCGCTCGGCCTGATGCGCCGGCTCGAGGGGCGCTACGATCTCACGCCGCAATTCGCCGCCGACCTGACGCCGGAGGCGTTCGAGGCGGCGATCACGCCGCAGACCAAGGCGATCATCTGCGAGTCGATCGTCAACCCTTGTGCCACCGTGATGGACCTCGAGGGCATCAGTGCGGTCGCCAAGCGGCACGGCCTGCCGCTCGTGATCGACAACACCCTGGCCTCGCCGGCCCTGATCCGCCCGATCGAGCACGGCGCCGACATCGTCGTCCACTCGACCTCGAAGTTTCTCGGCGGCTCGGGTCAGGTGATCGGCGGCATGATCTGCGATGCCGGCACCTTCGACTGGAAGGCGCAGGGCTCGCGCTACAACCTCATCAACGATCCCTGGCCGGACTATGACGGCCTGATCGTCAGCGAGCGCTTCCCCGAGATCAGCTTCGCGGTCGCCTGCCGCCTGTTCGGCCTGCGCGACCTCGGCCCCGGCCTCTCGCCGATGAACGCCTTCCTCACGCTCACCGGCATCGAGACCCTGCCGCTGCGGATGGAGCGCCACTGCGCCAACGCCAAGGCGGTCGCCGCCTACCTCAAGGACCATCCGGCGGTCGCGTGGGTGAGCTACCCGGCCCTGCCGGGGCAGAAGGGCGAGGCGCTCGCCAACCGCTACGTGCCGCAGGGACCGGGCTCGATCTTCACCTTCGCGCTCAAGGGCGGCGAGCCGGCCGCGCTCCAGTTCATCGCCGGTCTGGAGCTGATCTCGCACCTCGTGAACATCGGCGAGATCAAGTCGCTGGCGATCCACCCGGCGACCACCACCCATCGCCAGCTTCGCCCCGAGGAGCGTGCCGCGGCCTGCGTCGGCCCCGAGACCGTGCGCCTGTCGATCGGCCTGGAGGATCCGGAGGATCTGATCGCCGATATCGAGCAGGCCCTGGCCAAGATCGGCTGA